A region of the Sarcophilus harrisii chromosome 3, mSarHar1.11, whole genome shotgun sequence genome:
actctgcattccctttgatacagcaatgtTTCTACAGAGTTCCtatgccaaagaaatcacaaaggagggaaagggacacatgtgcaaaaatgtttgtggcagccctttttgtaatggcaagaaaatggaaaatgagtggatgcccattagttggagaatggttgaataagttatgatatgtgaagtAGTTCaatcattcttatattttctcttcttgatttgttctctagattagttatttttcttatgagaagtaaataaagaaaattgtcctgaagggTTAGAacaagagagtaaaatagaattagaaaaaaaaaatctattgatcaccaaatgaaatagatCTATGAGGAAAATATACCAAATCTAGAAACTTCCAATTCAAGAAGAAAACATTatgaacaataagaaaaaaataatatattgaaacCACAATAAGAATCACAAAAACCCTAGCAGTGGCTACATTAAAGGATTGCAGGTCTAGGAACACTATATattgaagaaaaacagaacaggGATTGTGGCCAAAAATGTCACACATCAAACTGAAGCATAATCTTGAATTTGAGAaagtggaaattaaataaattgtcatgttttctgaatattttttgcAAAAAAGTCCAAActtaataaaacattatatatatatgatccaTGAGAAATATGAGGTGAACATAAAAGACTAAGAAAAGGgacccaaaaaaggaaaaactttttattttctatgtggAAATGTAAAACATAGATCTAATATTGTTATTAGTAAGtggatagttcaaaagaaattttgaaatagaTTTCAGTGTGATATCATTCTAAAAAGCAAACccatgaaagaaaagataaaaagagtaaTTAATACTATATGAATGaggtaaaagaggaaaaactgatACAGGTGAATTAGATGGGGGAAGAGGACTGGTGGTTCTGAAACTCTACTCTCATTGGGAATGGGTCAAGGAAGATACAatgcaatacatacatacatacatatatatatatatatatatatatatatatatatatacacatgtgtgtgtatgtgtgtgtgtcaagGGCTATagaagtcttctaaattcagaaaaatataagaGGGTAAGGGGAAAGGGATCAGGGAGAGGATTAGGGAAACATTTTAGAGGGAACCCAATTCATATAGGATCAGGATTAAAGAGAGATATATATCCATTTAGAGGAAATATAAGTGTTCTGAATTTgcaaagaaataagagaataagGGAATAAGGAAAAGGGGATATAGAGTGGTGTGTAGATTAAGAGGAATGGAATAAAGGTTTGTAGATtaataagaatgaaataaagaaggaaggaaagtgttgGGAGTGAGGATAAAAGAGGGATCTTAGAGGTGAGGGTAGATTAAACAATAGCAAGGCAAGATAgtgggtagaagtaaagtagaacaCTTAGAAGttataagaaataagagatataaacaCATAATAAAAAAGATCAGTAGTACAACTTATTAGGTTTAAAAAAGTAGGAGAGGTAAAcactgatctcagacaaagttaaagctaaagtagatttaatcaaaagagaaaaataaggaaactacattCTATGTCAGCCATATCagtcaatattgttttagactatttaaaataactagaaagtATAATGTTGTAATATTGTTGAGGTATAAGAAATGAAGACgatggatttagaaaaaaaaagaaattacttgggcttatgaaggaagatgttatccattttcagagaaacagaggacaaacaaatGTAGTACAATCTTACAAAGCTgtttatgaatgtatatgtgtatgtagtttatgactatagatatctgtgtatatgtctgtatatatcaGTGTATTTGTGACTATCTGCAATTAATTGTAGCCTTTTTGGGGtaacagagggaagaaagagggaaaaaagaataaagtaaaaagtattcatcaaagaacaaaagaaagcctGTAAGGAATCAAAGAAactcttgaaatgaaaattcatagatttatattttgaatcctctgtGATATACTGCtatggccctggaaatttttcccccctattttgtatttaagttttaagtaaataaataagaaaagaaaaagaattgggtCCAAAATAGTAGTCTTATTACTATTTCCCTAATCATTCAGTGGatgaattcattgaaaaaaaagccaagaaatagGTAACTGCCCTGTTattgataaattaataaaattattatactaATCATTTCCTACCACTTAGCAGTAGatgttcacttaattttttttaatgctaaacaATAACagcagaaaaaataatagcacataATTTATGTGTcctaatataattttacatctatctatctgtaatatgattatatatatgtttgttctTTTGTATtggtacatatgtatatgtaactaattatctctatctatatacatccatatatatatgcttccttgatcatttatttattcattcattaacttATTAATCCAATCATTTAGTTATTTACTTATCtttttaactatttatttattctttttctatttaattatttgtatgtacatatatagccaTAAGATCTCAGGAGTGAGGAGATGATTCTTTAGTTTTGCTTCTCAAATTTAGTCTCTACCAACTTAATGTGCAATACAGAGACCTATGGTCTTATTTCAAATTGTATAGCTCTTTAAGTGGCTAATGGGAATTGTTTCACCTAGCAAAATGGCTTGAGAAGATGTCAGCATCAAAATTATCcaagcaatatttatttattaagcatctcctatttgtcaggcactatgctaagccctgTGCATACAGAAAgggaccaaaacaaaacaacaacaaaaagtatctgccctcaaagaacttccaGTCTAATGGGTATAGGGACAAAAATCACCTGAATGActaaaagagaaactgaggtaaagctCTGaaccaaaacattttattaaagggAACTGACACCTTCTAATGAAGTATACCTCAGCCCTTTCTCATGATCTGAGATGCAACTTCCTTGTGGGTCGTATTTTTAATAGTGGTAGATATTTAGACACTCAAGAATGGCTATTTCAAATACAGATTAATTCCATTTATTGACACATAACACATaaactagacaaaataatatgtcagcagGGTTACAGGTAGGGAGAAGCAGCAGGTATCTTCCTTGAAGTGGTCAAAATATGGATCGGCTCTTCCTTAAGTTGGACTAGAGAAGATggtacaaattatatatatgctCCAAGAAGATATCAGGaatggaaggggaggggagactTTCTGTACTCTGCTACCAGCCATACTTGGGAATTGAACAAACAGGATGGAGATAACTGTCAGCATTCTTTCAGCTATGCAAGTAAGCTCCATAGCTGATAAAGAAGTCTTAAGGTTTGAGGCTTATTAAAAGGTCCTTCTATTAAAATCTAAATTCTTATATAACTTATATTGAATGTGATTGATGTATTGTTTATGTTCATAGTTATTattgactaataataataattgatagcTACTTACAATTTAAGTGAGGATCGTCAACAAATTCATTTTCtcataggggagacaacatgcaaacgtGAGGTATTCAGAAAAGATTAACACCTTTAGTTATGAGTGCTTGCTGAACTCTTTCAGATCTGCTTCTCCACTTTTGGTGTTCACCTCatactcaactctcacctgtatTTTCATCAATCCTTGTGGCCATGAGATCTACTCTATCTAAAAATAGTAAACTAATAgagttttcttaaaataaataaactttgctTAAAAACTCCACCACttaaaaaactgataaaattacaaaattaagtCAGAGATACCTCATTGGATCTTTACCTGAGCAAGTATCTTTTCTGTAACATACCTGAAAAGTAGTCATATGGAACTCATAAGAAACTTTTCAGTAGAAGGAAACCTAATATGTCCCAAAATGCCTTACAAAATATGATATAGTGAGATTAAATAGCATTTTCCTCTATATCTACATATCCTGATCATCAAGTATCTGGTTTTTACCTCAAAGATCTATTAATATGGTTTCTCTGTAACCAAAAACTTACCTTTTTGACCTTCAATGCTATGGGCAAAAttgaaatgcttaaaaaaaatagcttgccTACTTGAAATGTATTTCagacatactttttaaaaaagagtagatctatttatctatctatcatctatatatctatatttgacattatctaattctttttaccagaatttgtataaattattccaGGGAAATGGAACTAGCACATCAATTTACtgaaaagaactgaagaaaaccaACATATCCTTGCATTTTGCATTGATAGAAAAATTTTATGGGATTAGTTGAATTATGAGCATTCTTTGCTTTCTTAGATTTTGCACCCTTTCTGCCTAAACATTCTATTTGTATCTGAATATACTACaatgtttatatttaaaatttcatggttatgtatgtttaatttatttacttgatatatattttaaaatgttctcatatttaaattttctcttaaaattatattttaattttatatcacaCTTATTTTTCCAATATATCTCTCATTGCTTTGCTCCTCAAAAATCATCCCTTGTGACAAAAGTTTTTCTTAAGTTAAAACAATTAATTCAGCTAAATGAATCAGCACATCCACTATGTCTCATAGTATGTTTAAAACCTCATACTTGTAGTGCCTTCctgtaaagaaggaagagagatataTTTCCTATAATAATTTTCCTGGGCCAAATTCAGGTCTCATAATTATTCCagactcattatttttctttttttttctttttgactagataaaaaaagaccatttttaaatgttacttcaatcaaactgagactgGAGATTTAAAAAGATCACTGTATCCAGGGCCATAACCAGTCATCTTGCTCTATATCTTAGCTCTGGACTACCTatggttccagaggagaaagagatactcatgactttgcacagctaccctaacttaaatccaattcatttgtaaatcatgACATTACCTTCCTTATGTATCCTCTTCAAGGATAAAGAATAAACAGTAACTATAAAGAATGCagtttaagctttttttttttcatttttcttgtagaCATATACATTATTTACCTAATTCTGATTACTTCATTCAGTTCTTATAattcttttcaatcttttctaaattcttcaaTTCAATATTGGTGACAGTATAATAAAATCCCATTACATCCATACAccaaaatttgtttagttattaCCCATTGATGGGACATATACTTTGTTACCAGATATAGGACACTGCATAAAGTACTGCTGGCAGTGCATATGTTGAAAAGagatttacatttattctgttttaatttGCCCAGTTGGAAATCTTGACACTTATCCTTTCCTGTTATCTTTCTTAGCTTGCCCAACATTTCCCCTTTCTGACTTAgagcagaaacttttttttaaactaattctcAAGCTTCTAGAAATTGCAAAGACTAATCTACCTATGTCATATGTAGCATTTCCATTGCTTATCTTCTGTCTGGTTTTCTCTCACCCGAAGTCCCccgaaaaaaaaataaacaaaataaattgtttcctcatttcttcacTGAACTATTCCTTCAGATTTTACTCAGTAAGCATTTCTTAAACCTCTACTCCCTATTTATATTACTGTAACCTTTTTGGAATTTCATTATAATATGTCTCATTTTTATCTCAAGTATTACCTTCTCTCCCCAGTacaggccttcatcacctcaaATCAGGAGTATTGTAATAACCTGATTATTGAATTTTCTGCCTTAGCCTCTACCTTATCTAGTATATATCTGggcttttaattttatcttcctaaagcacaagtctgactatattattcccttttactTATAATGGCGCTCTAGTCAGTGGCTTTCTATAActctatgatcaaatataaattgctctttttgaaattcaaaatgtaACTTGAATCCCCATTAATACTTATATCTTTCCACTATTCCTCACCCACATTTCCCCCTTCATTTATCTTGTTAGCACAtcattgttttcatgttgtctccccattagaatagAGTTGATAGATgtcatgttttctttcttcataattcCTAGCATTTAGTATAGCACCTGGAAAATAATAGTCatgaaataaatgctaattaacttGAATTGttaactagaaaaaggaaaggaacaagaaGGGACTGAAAAGGCCAAATAAAAGGGAAATCTACAAAGTAATTGTtttcttatgaaatattttttatcagaatataactaatattattatcagaaaataacttttgtttgaaatagaaattggaaTTAGGACTACaatcatgtttatttttaaactgaGGCAGTTTCAACTTTGTATATCCATAATCAGCAAAATCAATTTATAGCACTCACTGTcaataatattgcatttttttaaactttggggaaaatattaaatattatacaaaGATGTAGTATAATTAGTACTACTGAAGAGAGAATCTGTGAGTCTCTCTATCCCTTCTGCTTTTGGAACTTCTTAAGGATGCGCAAGCGAATCTGCTTCGTCTTGACACTATATACAATTGGGTTCATGAGTGGAGGAACAAGAAGGTAGACATTTGCCATCAACACGTGTACTATTGGGGAGGCATTCTGTCCATAACGACGAATCATGGATAACCCAATCATGGGTGTATAAAAAGTGAGCACAGCACATATGTGAGAAATGCAGGTGTTGAGTGTTTTAACACGCTCTGATTTAGAAGCAAGGCTCAGCACTGTGGCCAGGATGAGTATATAGGAGAGAAGAAGCAATACTGAGTCTAGTCCCATGGAGAATATGACTACCATGAGGCCATAGATGCTGCTAATCCTCCGACTGGATACTGCCATCTTAATGAGATCCTGGTGCAAACAAAAGGAGTAGGAGAGGACATTGATGGGTTGGTATTTTAGCATTTTCAAGAGGAAGGAGCCAGGAAAGACTAAAGTCAGTGTCCTTCCAGCAATGGCCAGCCCAATTCCACTAATTACCCCATTGGTGAGGATGGTTGAATAGCGCAGGGGTTCACGAATGGCCACCAAACGGTCAAATGCCATGGCCAGCAATACAGCAGACTCTATGATGGAGAACATATGGATGAAGTGCATCTGGGTCAAGCAGGCATTGAAAGGGATTTCCCGGGCATGGAACCAGAAGACACTGAGCATAGTAGGCAATGTAGTAGTAGACAGACCCAGATCTGTCAGAGCCAACATTGACAAAAAATAATACATAGGCTGGTGGAGTGAGGTATCTGTCCGAATAATGAAGAGGATGGTGGAATTTCCTGCAATGGAAATAATATAGACCAGGCAGATGGGGATGGAGATCAAACTATACATGGCCTCCAATCCTGGGAAACCTGTCAAAAGAAACCGAGGATAGAGCGTGGAGGAATTGAAGACAGACATGTTGCTCACTGGGATGGATTCCTTTCCTGTAATGAAAGGACAAACATTACAGTTCTCTAACTCACTGATCCTCAGCGAGTATAGTGGTCAATCAGCTCatacttatcatcatcatcatcatgatcaacAGCATCAAttatatctatttctctatctctagttctctctcactcttttcctccctctctctctctttgtctctctgtctgtctgtctctctctctgacgCTATAgagatattgtgtgtgtgtgtgttagtgtatagatatatgtttatatacacaagTAACCACATAtagaagaggcagagaaacagagagtatCTATATCCAGcaggatatttatttattatttatttatattttgtcattcaattgttttcagttatagctaactcttcatgaccccatttagggtcttctttgtcatttccttttctagctcattttgtagatggaaAACTGTGGTAATCAGGATTAAgtgcttacccagggtcacatagctaatgactacatatttgaattgaggaaaaaacattttcttgaCTGCAGGCCCAGCCCTCTGTCCCCAGTGCTACCTCCATGTCATcttttcatatgtatgtatatacacatatctatctgtctatctattgtTTCTATATATCTAAATACATAAACAGATAATAATGTAGTACATTGCTAGATAGTATGTAGTATAGATGATACTAGTTGTGAAGATGAGATATTAGTGAATGAAATATTTAGAGGAAAACTTTTCAATTCATCTGACTTAGA
Encoded here:
- the LOC100916369 gene encoding olfactory receptor 51G2-like; this encodes MSVFNSSTLYPRFLLTGFPGLEAMYSLISIPICLVYIISIAGNSTILFIIRTDTSLHQPMYYFLSMLALTDLGLSTTTLPTMLSVFWFHAREIPFNACLTQMHFIHMFSIIESAVLLAMAFDRLVAIREPLRYSTILTNGVISGIGLAIAGRTLTLVFPGSFLLKMLKYQPINVLSYSFCLHQDLIKMAVSSRRISSIYGLMVVIFSMGLDSVLLLLSYILILATVLSLASKSERVKTLNTCISHICAVLTFYTPMIGLSMIRRYGQNASPIVHVLMANVYLLVPPLMNPIVYSVKTKQIRLRILKKFQKQKG